CCACCCCCCTGCCCGCCGGACGGATCGACACCGACACCGAGCGGGTACGGCTGGACGGCGACGCGCGTCCGACCTTCCCCACGTACATCCGCAACACGGGACCCGGCAGCGTCGCCGCTCTTCCCGGCCTCACCGTGCCCGTCCGGTCGGCGGGCCCGGGACTCCCGGTGGGTGTGGCGCTCGACGCGCCCTGGAACACCGACCGACGGCTCCTGGGCCTCGGCCTGCTGGTCGAAAAGCTCCTGGAAGCGGGAGCATGAAGAGAAGGAGACGATCGGACATGACAGAGACCACTCGCCGCTTCAAGGCCGCGGCCGTCCAGGCCGAGCCCGCCTGGCTCGACGCGGAGGCCGGGGTCGCCAAGACCGTCGACCTGATCGCGGAAGCGGCCCGGGGCGGGGCCTCGCTCATCGCCTTCCCCGAAGTATGGATCCCCGGCTACCCGCACTTCCTGTGGCTGGGCGCGGTCGCCGACCAGGTCCCCTACGTCGGCCGCTACCACGCCGCCTCGCTCGCCCCCGACGGCGACGGGATGACCACGATCCGCCGCGCCGCCCGACAGCACGGCATCACCGTCGCGCTCGGATACAGCGAGAAGGACCACGGCAGCCTCTACATCACCCAGACCGTGATCGCCGCCGACGGCAGCGTGCTCCTGCACCGCCGCAAGCTCAAGCCGACCCATGTCGAGCGCAGCCTGTTCGGCGAGGGCGACGGCAGCGACCTCAAGGTCGTCGACAGCGCGCTCGGCCGGCTCGGCGCCCTGAACTGCGCCGAGCACGTCCAGCCGCTC
The window above is part of the Streptomyces sp. NBC_00425 genome. Proteins encoded here:
- a CDS encoding carbon-nitrogen hydrolase family protein, producing MTETTRRFKAAAVQAEPAWLDAEAGVAKTVDLIAEAARGGASLIAFPEVWIPGYPHFLWLGAVADQVPYVGRYHAASLAPDGDGMTTIRRAARQHGITVALGYSEKDHGSLYITQTVIAADGSVLLHRRKLKPTHVERSLFGEGDGSDLKVVDSALGRLGALNCAEHVQPLSKYALYAQNEQVHIASWPCFGLYRDLAFQLSAEANTAASQVYAIEGSAFVLMATQVISPAGIDVFASTPEQRRLLTAGGGCSRIFGPDGRSLTKDVDEGEEALVYADIDLDEIDLAKNAYDPAGHYARADATYLVHRREARRPVVREGSPAETAFPALFPSLDDEIPEP